A region from the Romeriopsis navalis LEGE 11480 genome encodes:
- a CDS encoding GDP-mannose 4,6-dehydratase, which translates to MTDRKRALITGITGQDGSYLSELLLEKGYEVHGIIRRTSTFN; encoded by the coding sequence ATGACCGATCGCAAGCGCGCCCTAATCACAGGAATTACTGGCCAAGACGGTTCGTACTTGAGCGAACTGTTATTGGAGAAAGGCTATGAAGTCCACGGGATTATTCGTCGGACGTCGACGTTTAATA